In the Geobacter sp. FeAm09 genome, one interval contains:
- the cadR gene encoding Cd(II)/Pb(II)-responsive transcriptional regulator yields the protein MKIGELAQRSACKVETVRFYEREGLLEQPAREGNGYRNYTDAHVTQLNFIRHCRSLGMGLPDVRILRSFQAHPELACDEINRLIDSQIDRVHAQIEALRVLEQQLHSLRDTCQANTNVADCAILRNLEQAAAGENCPCHPLGENVKSS from the coding sequence GTGAAAATCGGAGAACTGGCGCAACGCAGCGCCTGTAAGGTGGAAACGGTACGCTTTTACGAACGGGAAGGTTTGCTGGAACAACCAGCGCGTGAAGGCAACGGCTATCGCAACTATACCGACGCCCATGTGACGCAGCTCAATTTCATCCGCCACTGCCGGTCGCTGGGCATGGGATTGCCGGATGTGCGCATATTGCGCAGTTTTCAAGCCCATCCGGAGCTGGCCTGTGACGAGATCAACCGTTTGATCGACAGCCAGATCGACCGCGTTCATGCGCAGATCGAGGCGCTTCGCGTACTTGAGCAGCAATTGCATTCGTTGCGCGATACCTGCCAGGCCAATACCAATGTGGCCGATTGTGCCATTTTGCGCAACCTGGAACAGGCGGCGGCGGGGGAAAACTGCCCGTGCCACCCTCTCGGGGAAAACGTGAAAAGTTCATAG
- a CDS encoding M3 family oligoendopeptidase produces the protein MSHTDPTWNTALLYPAPDSPELENDLASFSGLAAAFRDRYFEKIAGLDSAAILAAVQEYEALQVRMAKPFCYAHLLFAADSADEANRALAQRCSELGSSLSQQLLFFDLELMHLDDARFEALGSLPEAAPYVHFLNGIRKFRPYSLKENEERLLTRKDLTGVNAFTKLFDELSASFSYRMELDGEERDFTGEELLSLLHHPSADVRFRAQTTFLERHGEHGIVFNAVFNNMALDHGQEMELRGYATPIQPTNIGNEIPDEAVEHLMSVTEANYGLAQDYFRLKAKMLGMDRIRNCDMYAPVAEAEKQYGFDEARAMVVSSYAQYDPDFGRIVGAFFDERRVDVLPRTGKSGGAFAMGISPQAPPFLLLNFTGTLRDLATIAHEAGHGLHFVLSQKQNMLNYHAPLPLAETASVFGEMLLTRMLLEQETDPAVRKSLLCAKIEDIIATTFRQTVLTRFELRLHNERQSGLLSNDRIAEIWLEENNRLFGDAVESIPAYRWGWSYISHFIHSRFYCYSYTFAELLVLALFQKYREEGDGFKPGYRRLLESGGALPPADTARLAGIDITAGDFWQKGYDFLKGLIEELREIA, from the coding sequence ATGTCCCACACCGACCCGACCTGGAACACCGCCCTGCTCTACCCCGCCCCGGATTCGCCCGAGCTGGAGAACGATCTGGCCTCCTTCAGCGGCCTGGCCGCTGCGTTCCGTGACCGCTACTTCGAGAAGATAGCCGGCCTGGACAGCGCCGCCATCCTGGCCGCCGTGCAGGAGTACGAGGCCTTGCAGGTGCGCATGGCCAAACCGTTCTGCTACGCGCACCTGCTGTTTGCCGCGGATTCGGCCGACGAGGCCAACCGCGCCCTGGCGCAGCGCTGCTCCGAACTGGGCAGCAGCCTGTCGCAGCAACTTTTGTTCTTCGACCTGGAACTGATGCACCTGGACGATGCCCGTTTCGAAGCGCTCGGCAGCCTGCCGGAAGCGGCGCCCTACGTACACTTCCTGAACGGCATCAGGAAATTCCGCCCCTACAGTTTAAAGGAAAACGAGGAACGGCTCCTGACCCGCAAGGATCTGACCGGCGTGAACGCGTTCACCAAGCTGTTCGACGAATTGTCGGCATCCTTCAGCTACCGGATGGAACTGGACGGCGAGGAACGGGACTTCACCGGCGAGGAGTTGCTTTCGCTGCTGCACCACCCGTCGGCCGACGTGCGCTTCCGGGCCCAGACCACCTTCCTGGAGCGCCACGGCGAGCACGGCATCGTCTTCAACGCGGTGTTCAACAACATGGCCCTGGACCACGGCCAGGAGATGGAGTTGCGCGGCTATGCCACGCCGATCCAGCCCACCAACATCGGCAACGAGATCCCGGACGAGGCGGTGGAGCACCTGATGAGCGTGACCGAGGCCAACTACGGCCTGGCCCAGGATTATTTCCGCCTCAAGGCCAAGATGCTCGGCATGGACAGGATCCGCAACTGCGATATGTACGCCCCGGTGGCCGAAGCGGAGAAACAGTACGGTTTTGACGAGGCCCGCGCCATGGTGGTGTCGTCCTACGCCCAGTACGACCCGGATTTCGGCCGCATCGTCGGGGCCTTCTTCGACGAGCGCCGCGTCGACGTGCTGCCGCGCACCGGGAAGTCGGGCGGCGCCTTTGCCATGGGCATTTCGCCCCAAGCCCCGCCGTTTCTCCTGCTCAACTTTACCGGCACCCTGCGCGACCTGGCCACCATCGCCCACGAAGCGGGCCACGGCCTGCACTTTGTCCTGTCCCAGAAGCAGAACATGCTCAACTACCACGCCCCGCTCCCCCTGGCCGAAACCGCGTCGGTATTCGGCGAAATGCTGCTGACCCGCATGCTGCTCGAACAGGAAACGGACCCGGCGGTACGCAAATCCCTGTTGTGCGCCAAGATCGAGGACATCATCGCCACCACCTTCCGCCAGACCGTGCTGACCCGCTTCGAACTACGCCTGCACAACGAGCGGCAGTCCGGCCTGCTTTCCAACGACCGCATCGCGGAAATCTGGCTGGAGGAGAACAACCGGCTCTTCGGCGATGCCGTGGAGTCCATCCCCGCCTACCGCTGGGGGTGGAGCTACATCAGCCATTTCATTCACAGCCGCTTTTACTGCTATTCCTACACCTTTGCCGAACTGCTGGTGTTGGCGCTCTTCCAGAAATACCGCGAAGAGGGCGACGGCTTCAAGCCGGGCTACCGCCGCCTGCTGGAGTCGGGAGGGGCGCTGCCGCCGGCCGATACGGCCCGCCTGGCGGGGATCGACATCACGGCGGGGGATTTCTGGCAAAAGGGGTATGATTTCCTGAAAGGGCTGATCGAGGAGTTGCGGGAGATCGCCTGA
- a CDS encoding TetR/AcrR family transcriptional regulator, whose translation MTQPSENDTRERLVAVASRIFMDRGFARVTMADLARELHMSKKTIYRLFPSKDDLVRAVYYRKTDRIHALFRETVAAGTDFTEKIHWLWINAGKELTEIGARFHEDLRIFNPSLAAELERFRRDEINRNFEMFIENGIRLGALRSDINKELLVQIYISAIMGVINNRVLAASPVTTDQAFRTILDVMFDGILSDGARPHYRRLFGSSV comes from the coding sequence ATGACACAACCAAGTGAAAACGACACGCGGGAGCGGCTCGTGGCCGTCGCCAGCCGGATTTTCATGGACCGCGGCTTTGCCCGCGTTACCATGGCCGACCTGGCGCGCGAACTGCACATGAGCAAGAAGACCATCTATCGGCTCTTCCCCTCCAAGGACGACCTGGTGCGGGCCGTCTATTACCGGAAGACCGACCGCATCCACGCCCTGTTCCGCGAGACCGTGGCGGCGGGCACCGATTTCACGGAAAAGATCCATTGGCTGTGGATCAATGCGGGCAAGGAACTGACGGAGATCGGCGCCCGGTTTCACGAAGACCTGCGCATCTTCAACCCGTCCCTGGCGGCCGAGCTGGAGCGATTTCGCCGGGACGAGATCAACCGCAACTTTGAAATGTTCATCGAGAACGGCATCCGGCTTGGCGCGCTGCGCAGTGATATCAACAAGGAGCTTTTGGTCCAGATCTACATCAGCGCCATCATGGGGGTCATCAACAACCGTGTGCTGGCGGCATCCCCGGTCACGACCGACCAGGCCTTCCGCACCATTTTGGATGTCATGTTCGACGGGATCCTGAGCGATGGGGCACGCCCCCATTATCGGCGCCTGTTCGGCAGCAGCGTATAG
- a CDS encoding AEC family transporter — protein sequence MQTDIVTEVLVLFLIMAAGYYARRRKFIDAGTNRGITELILNVTLPLMVVVSFTFDFNREMLSTAMKLLMVSFGLHIALYFVSGLFFRRHPQETRSVLRFMTIFSNCAFMGYPVLQSLYGKIGIFYASIFGVPFTIALWSLGVMLFTGEKGPQALKKALINPGVLAVAAGLIIFIGSIKLPAPLLKACELIGSTTTPLSMIVVGATLADTRLRDLFSGLAIYYGSAMRLLIVPLLVLLVLSLLGIKGMVLGICVVSMAMPAAANTAMFAEKFDGDTQLASRCIFLSTALSLLTIPFVIAILHAALGEKTFSLHLW from the coding sequence ATGCAGACCGATATCGTCACAGAAGTGCTGGTCCTTTTTCTGATCATGGCGGCCGGCTACTACGCCCGCCGCAGGAAGTTCATCGATGCCGGCACCAACCGGGGCATCACCGAACTGATTCTCAACGTGACCCTCCCCCTGATGGTGGTCGTTTCCTTTACCTTCGATTTCAACCGGGAGATGCTCTCCACCGCCATGAAACTCCTCATGGTCTCCTTTGGCCTGCACATAGCCCTCTATTTCGTCAGCGGCCTGTTTTTCCGGCGCCATCCCCAGGAAACGCGCAGCGTGCTGCGCTTCATGACCATCTTCTCCAACTGCGCCTTCATGGGGTATCCGGTGCTGCAAAGCCTCTACGGCAAGATCGGCATCTTCTACGCCTCCATCTTCGGCGTGCCGTTCACCATCGCCCTCTGGAGTCTGGGAGTGATGCTGTTCACCGGGGAAAAAGGGCCCCAGGCGCTCAAAAAGGCGCTTATCAACCCCGGGGTCCTGGCGGTTGCCGCCGGACTGATCATCTTCATCGGCTCCATCAAGCTCCCCGCACCCCTGCTCAAGGCCTGTGAGCTGATCGGTTCGACCACGACGCCCCTGTCCATGATCGTCGTCGGCGCAACCCTGGCCGATACACGCCTGCGCGACCTTTTCTCCGGTCTGGCGATCTACTACGGCAGCGCGATGCGCCTGTTGATCGTGCCGCTTTTGGTCCTTCTGGTCCTGTCGCTTCTGGGAATCAAGGGGATGGTCCTGGGGATCTGCGTCGTCAGCATGGCCATGCCTGCGGCGGCCAACACCGCCATGTTCGCCGAGAAATTCGACGGCGACACCCAACTGGCGTCGCGCTGCATCTTCCTGTCCACGGCGCTTTCGCTTTTGACCATTCCGTTCGTGATCGCCATACTCCACGCCGCACTGGGAGAAAAGACCTTCAGCCTGCATTTGTGGTGA
- a CDS encoding methyl-accepting chemotaxis protein: MSALQEYYFRLSIKMRIALLCFCYSICMIALTVLARSDSWSVRWGALGLFIVLGAFFGMLNILGIGTSIDRVIAYLQTMAGGDLSQNIAAKRNNEISLIIKTIGELQRNMRSMIAAIQATSEGLTRAAGDLRRTSEGMAAGAEQAVGQSASVVHAVEDLTSVSSDIARNCQVMSGKATETKESTREGERTIDAMSRMMAEIGSLVSDTTLAVESLGNNSHQIGEIVGTIEDIADQTNLLALNAAIEAARAGEQGRGFAVVADEVRSLAVRTTTATQEIQKIIAVLQNDVKNVVDSMGQSSRSVKNGEQGVQLSSRAISDIKSHIEVLTDNVAQIATAIEEQSATTASVRNNIRAISDVIDTVSCGTRETDQSASGLASSALELKTMASRFRV, from the coding sequence ATGAGTGCGCTTCAGGAATACTATTTCCGCCTCTCCATCAAGATGCGGATCGCCCTCCTCTGTTTTTGCTACAGTATCTGCATGATCGCATTGACCGTTCTGGCCCGTTCCGATTCCTGGTCGGTGCGCTGGGGCGCGTTGGGTCTCTTCATCGTTCTGGGCGCGTTCTTCGGCATGCTGAACATCCTGGGCATCGGGACCTCCATCGACCGGGTCATCGCCTATCTGCAAACCATGGCAGGCGGCGACCTGTCCCAGAATATCGCCGCCAAGCGCAATAACGAGATCAGCCTCATCATCAAGACCATCGGCGAGTTGCAACGGAACATGCGTTCCATGATTGCCGCCATTCAAGCCACGTCGGAGGGGTTGACCAGGGCGGCCGGCGATCTGCGCCGCACCTCCGAGGGGATGGCGGCCGGCGCCGAACAGGCGGTGGGGCAGTCGGCTTCGGTGGTGCACGCGGTTGAAGACCTGACATCGGTCAGTTCTGATATTGCCCGCAACTGCCAGGTGATGTCCGGCAAGGCGACGGAAACGAAGGAATCCACCAGGGAGGGCGAACGCACCATCGACGCCATGTCCCGGATGATGGCGGAGATCGGTTCGCTGGTGAGCGACACGACCCTGGCGGTGGAATCGCTGGGGAACAATTCCCACCAGATCGGCGAGATCGTGGGAACCATCGAGGATATTGCGGACCAGACCAATCTGCTGGCGTTGAACGCGGCCATCGAGGCGGCCCGCGCCGGAGAACAGGGACGCGGGTTCGCCGTGGTGGCGGATGAGGTCAGAAGCCTGGCGGTGCGCACGACGACGGCAACGCAGGAGATTCAGAAGATCATTGCCGTATTGCAGAACGATGTGAAGAACGTCGTGGATTCCATGGGGCAGAGTTCGCGGAGCGTCAAGAACGGCGAGCAGGGGGTCCAGCTTTCCAGCCGGGCCATATCCGATATCAAGTCCCACATCGAGGTCCTGACCGACAACGTTGCCCAGATTGCCACCGCAATCGAGGAACAGTCGGCCACCACCGCCAGCGTCAGAAATAACATCCGGGCGATCAGCGACGTCATCGACACGGTTTCCTGCGGCACCAGGGAAACCGACCAGTCGGCATCCGGGCTGGCAAGTTCGGCGCTTGAACTGAAAACCATGGCCAGCAGGTTCCGGGTATAA
- a CDS encoding HIT family protein: MLGFAKKCPFCSDEISHRILMEQGTVFAVEDLYPVTQGHLLVIPRRHTLDYFSMTDEERFDAQQMLLALREQIMRYDSTVQGFNIGVNCGPVAGQSILHAHIHLIPRREGIELFSRHFGYLGSSRS; encoded by the coding sequence ATGCTGGGATTCGCCAAAAAATGCCCGTTCTGTTCCGATGAAATATCCCACCGCATCCTGATGGAGCAAGGGACGGTCTTTGCCGTCGAAGACCTCTATCCGGTCACCCAGGGGCACCTGCTCGTCATTCCCCGCCGCCATACCCTCGACTACTTTTCCATGACCGATGAGGAACGTTTCGATGCGCAACAGATGCTGCTTGCGCTCAGGGAACAGATCATGCGCTACGACTCCACCGTGCAGGGGTTCAACATCGGCGTGAACTGCGGTCCGGTCGCCGGCCAATCCATCCTGCACGCCCACATCCACCTCATACCGCGCCGCGAAGGGATCGAACTGTTCAGCAGGCATTTCGGCTACCTCGGGAGCAGCCGGTCATAA
- a CDS encoding PAS domain-containing sensor histidine kinase: MNRGDLDIRRVTTLFAGIVAVAIALLIPAGYFVASSGYLHGGMETQAALLGRASSEAVAAQFENSRRLLVETAWVAVGSALFGVLVFLAFRIFPYRALSRAQSRLDVREQQLAEANEQLRRELDERLRAEKLLFKMSAAIRQCPVSVIIMDMDGVIEFANPKFIEMMKASEDEVIGRKLFELKASADPGSNFRDVWQTVVSGTAWHGEWCSRGRDGGGFWEYVTIFPVSVQDAGATNCIAIMEDINGRKSLEEQLRHSQKMDAMGQIAGGVAHDFSNLLTVIIGYATMLKNNPRDPDTALDRLDSILSAANRGVQLTGSLLAFSRKQILNPRLVDLVGIVRNMEDFLRQIIGEDIVLETEYDVGKCYILADSSNIEQVIMNLAANARDVMPNGGRISVKVAKTELDNDFVAAHGYGPAGQHALLSVTDTGSGIGRHTLTRIFEPFFTTKEVGRGTGLGLSIVHGIVKQHNGYLTVSSREGVGTSFFVFLPLARDSFLSGDDDHGADAASDDRPAGSGGVLVAEDDALVRALVSSILAQHGYAVISAEDGEDAVAKFHMHAGKVDLLLMDVVMPKMGGWHAYQKIRESRADIKAIFISGYASDDLLRNGLPAAGVNVLQKPLKQQELLTRVREILDI; encoded by the coding sequence GTGAACCGGGGAGACCTGGACATACGCCGGGTCACCACCCTGTTTGCCGGGATCGTAGCCGTGGCCATCGCCCTGCTGATACCCGCCGGTTATTTCGTCGCCTCCTCCGGATACCTGCACGGCGGCATGGAGACGCAGGCCGCTCTCCTTGGCCGTGCCTCCTCGGAGGCGGTGGCGGCGCAGTTCGAAAACAGCCGCCGTTTGCTGGTCGAAACGGCATGGGTCGCCGTCGGCTCGGCACTCTTCGGCGTGCTCGTTTTCCTGGCGTTCCGCATCTTCCCCTATCGGGCGCTCAGCCGGGCCCAGAGCCGTCTCGATGTGCGCGAACAGCAGTTGGCCGAGGCCAATGAACAACTCCGCCGCGAACTGGACGAGCGCCTCCGGGCGGAAAAGCTGCTCTTCAAGATGTCGGCGGCCATCCGGCAGTGCCCGGTTTCGGTCATCATCATGGACATGGACGGCGTCATCGAGTTTGCCAATCCCAAATTCATCGAGATGATGAAGGCTTCCGAGGACGAGGTCATCGGCAGGAAGCTGTTCGAATTGAAGGCCAGCGCGGACCCGGGCAGCAACTTCCGGGATGTGTGGCAGACGGTGGTGTCCGGCACGGCCTGGCATGGCGAATGGTGCAGCAGAGGCAGGGACGGGGGCGGGTTCTGGGAATACGTCACCATCTTCCCGGTCAGCGTCCAGGACGCCGGCGCCACCAACTGCATCGCCATCATGGAGGACATCAACGGCAGAAAATCCCTTGAAGAGCAGTTGCGCCATTCCCAGAAAATGGATGCCATGGGGCAGATTGCCGGCGGTGTCGCCCATGATTTCAGCAACCTGCTGACCGTGATCATCGGCTACGCCACCATGCTCAAAAATAATCCCCGGGACCCGGACACCGCCCTTGACCGGTTGGACAGCATCCTTTCCGCGGCCAACCGGGGCGTGCAACTGACCGGCTCCCTGCTCGCATTCAGTCGAAAGCAGATCCTGAACCCCCGCCTGGTGGACCTGGTCGGCATCGTCAGGAACATGGAAGATTTCTTGCGCCAGATCATCGGCGAGGATATCGTGCTCGAAACCGAGTATGACGTCGGCAAATGTTACATACTTGCCGACAGCAGCAACATCGAGCAGGTGATCATGAACCTTGCGGCCAATGCCCGGGATGTCATGCCCAACGGCGGCCGCATCAGTGTCAAGGTGGCAAAGACGGAGCTGGACAACGATTTCGTCGCCGCCCACGGTTACGGCCCTGCCGGGCAGCATGCCCTGCTTTCCGTCACCGATACCGGCTCGGGGATCGGACGGCACACCCTGACGAGGATTTTCGAGCCGTTCTTCACCACCAAGGAGGTCGGCAGGGGGACCGGCCTGGGACTCTCGATCGTGCATGGCATCGTAAAACAGCACAACGGCTATCTCACCGTATCGAGCAGGGAAGGGGTCGGCACGAGCTTCTTCGTATTCCTGCCCCTTGCCCGGGACAGTTTTCTTTCTGGGGACGATGACCACGGTGCGGATGCCGCTTCTGACGACCGTCCGGCAGGTTCCGGGGGCGTTCTGGTGGCCGAGGACGATGCCCTGGTGCGGGCGCTGGTTTCGAGCATACTGGCCCAGCACGGCTATGCCGTTATTTCGGCGGAGGACGGGGAGGATGCCGTTGCCAAGTTCCACATGCACGCCGGCAAAGTGGACCTGCTGCTCATGGACGTGGTCATGCCGAAGATGGGCGGATGGCATGCGTATCAGAAAATCAGGGAGTCGCGGGCGGACATCAAGGCCATTTTCATCAGCGGCTACGCGAGCGATGATCTCCTGCGCAACGGACTGCCGGCAGCCGGGGTGAATGTGTTGCAGAAACCGCTGAAGCAGCAGGAACTTCTGACCAGGGTCCGCGAGATCCTGGATATTTGA
- a CDS encoding NADP-dependent oxidoreductase: protein METMKAVRIHAYGGPEMLVYEDAPLPQPGKDEILVRVHAAAVNPVDWKIREGHLKEMLGSRLPLIMGWDVSGTVEAVGPEVVRFKVGDEVFSRPDITRDGAYAEFIVIRENEAAFKPQSIDHLHAAAIPLAALTACKSLFAAAKLSAGQTILIHGAAGGVGTYAVQLAKWKGARVIATASERNHDYLRGLGADEVIAYQNVRFEDKVRDVDVVFDTIGGETQARSWEVVKRGGVLVSIVAPPSREEAAAHGVRPEFVFIQPDATELSGIATLVDAGKLRVMVEAVVPLAEARRAQELSQGGHTRGKIVLKVHCP from the coding sequence ATGGAGACCATGAAAGCGGTACGCATTCACGCATACGGCGGTCCCGAGATGCTCGTGTATGAAGACGCGCCGCTGCCGCAACCGGGAAAGGACGAGATCCTGGTCCGCGTCCATGCCGCGGCGGTCAACCCCGTGGACTGGAAGATCCGCGAGGGGCACCTCAAGGAGATGCTCGGCAGCCGCCTGCCGTTGATCATGGGGTGGGACGTGTCCGGGACGGTCGAGGCGGTGGGTCCGGAGGTGGTCCGCTTCAAGGTGGGGGACGAAGTGTTCAGCCGCCCGGACATCACGCGGGACGGGGCGTATGCCGAGTTCATCGTCATCAGGGAAAACGAGGCGGCGTTCAAGCCCCAATCCATCGACCACCTGCACGCCGCCGCCATCCCCCTCGCCGCTCTGACGGCATGCAAATCGCTTTTCGCCGCCGCCAAGCTTTCGGCCGGGCAGACCATACTCATCCATGGGGCGGCGGGAGGGGTGGGCACCTATGCCGTGCAGTTGGCCAAATGGAAGGGGGCCCGCGTCATCGCCACCGCTTCCGAACGCAACCACGACTATCTGCGCGGATTGGGCGCCGACGAGGTCATTGCCTATCAGAACGTGCGTTTTGAAGACAAGGTGCGGGACGTGGACGTGGTGTTCGATACCATAGGCGGAGAGACCCAGGCCCGCTCCTGGGAGGTGGTGAAGCGGGGGGGCGTCCTGGTCTCCATCGTTGCCCCCCCGTCCCGGGAGGAGGCGGCGGCCCACGGGGTGCGTCCGGAATTCGTCTTCATCCAGCCCGATGCGACGGAGTTGTCAGGGATCGCCACGTTGGTGGATGCGGGAAAGCTCCGGGTCATGGTGGAGGCGGTGGTGCCTCTTGCCGAGGCGCGGCGCGCCCAGGAGCTGAGCCAGGGCGGCCATACGCGGGGCAAGATCGTGCTCAAGGTGCATTGCCCCTGA
- a CDS encoding helix-turn-helix transcriptional regulator, with translation MAKNLPQLVIVNRMNVLRAEYRLTQEQLAQGVGVTRATIVAIEGGGYNPSLELAFRLARYFKTDINAIFSVEEGQQ, from the coding sequence ATGGCCAAGAATCTCCCACAACTGGTCATCGTCAACCGCATGAACGTCCTGCGGGCCGAATATCGCCTGACCCAGGAACAGCTTGCCCAAGGCGTGGGGGTGACCCGGGCGACCATCGTGGCGATCGAGGGCGGCGGCTACAACCCGTCCCTGGAACTGGCGTTTCGCCTCGCCCGCTACTTCAAGACCGATATCAACGCAATCTTTTCCGTCGAGGAGGGACAACAATGA
- a CDS encoding dienelactone hydrolase family protein, with amino-acid sequence MLRLVMVAAALVWWAVSAEAAVRTKVVEYKQGDTVLEGYLAWDDARIGKRPGVLVVHEWTGLGPYAKKRAEMLAKLGYVAFAADIYGKGVRPATPAEAAKVAAIYKDDRSLMRARARAGLEVLKGQNQVDPKRLAAIGYCFGGTTVLELARDGADLRGVASFHGGLATPTPGDAVNIKARVLALHGADDPFVKADEVAAFQQELRAAKVDWQFISYANAVHSFTNPDAGNDNSKGAAYNEKADKRSWEAMKLFFSEIFKQGR; translated from the coding sequence ATGTTGAGACTTGTCATGGTTGCAGCGGCCCTCGTCTGGTGGGCCGTCTCGGCAGAGGCGGCCGTCAGGACCAAGGTCGTGGAATACAAACAGGGCGATACGGTGCTGGAAGGGTATCTGGCGTGGGACGACGCCAGGATCGGCAAACGCCCCGGGGTGCTGGTGGTGCATGAATGGACCGGGCTTGGCCCCTACGCGAAGAAACGGGCCGAGATGCTGGCGAAACTGGGGTATGTGGCCTTTGCGGCCGACATCTACGGCAAGGGGGTGCGCCCCGCGACCCCCGCCGAGGCCGCCAAGGTGGCCGCCATCTACAAGGATGACCGCTCATTGATGCGCGCCCGCGCCAGGGCGGGGCTTGAGGTCCTGAAAGGCCAGAACCAGGTCGATCCAAAACGCCTGGCCGCCATCGGTTATTGTTTCGGCGGCACGACCGTGCTGGAGCTGGCCCGCGACGGCGCCGACCTGAGGGGCGTCGCCAGCTTCCACGGCGGTCTTGCCACGCCCACCCCCGGGGATGCCGTGAACATCAAGGCCAGGGTCCTGGCGCTGCACGGCGCCGACGACCCCTTCGTCAAGGCGGATGAAGTGGCCGCTTTCCAGCAGGAACTGCGCGCCGCCAAGGTGGACTGGCAGTTCATCAGCTACGCCAATGCGGTGCACAGCTTCACCAACCCGGATGCCGGCAACGACAACAGCAAAGGTGCCGCCTACAACGAAAAGGCCGACAAACGGTCGTGGGAGGCCATGAAGCTCTTTTTCTCGGAGATTTTCAAACAGGGGAGGTGA
- a CDS encoding PGPGW domain-containing protein has product MSLTTSATEIPTNAPRHDTDTGLIAMYEWSRKKLKRMVVAVMGITVLVIGIAMIILPGPAIVVIPAALAILATEFAWARRLLHRVRERMERAANNRKNDQQPKP; this is encoded by the coding sequence GTGTCCCTGACGACCAGCGCGACAGAAATCCCGACAAACGCCCCGCGTCATGATACCGATACCGGACTGATCGCCATGTATGAGTGGTCGCGCAAAAAACTGAAGCGAATGGTTGTGGCGGTCATGGGCATAACGGTCCTGGTCATCGGCATTGCCATGATCATTCTGCCCGGGCCGGCCATCGTCGTCATCCCGGCGGCGTTGGCCATCCTCGCCACCGAGTTCGCCTGGGCCCGCAGGCTGCTCCACCGTGTACGGGAGCGGATGGAGCGCGCCGCAAACAACCGCAAAAACGACCAGCAACCAAAGCCATGA
- a CDS encoding cation diffusion facilitator family transporter has product MMHPPEVQAAKNRAAALSIASNTILIVLKLSVGIMMSSVSVISEAVHSGIDLLAAIIAWFSVRESGKPADDHHRFGHGKIENVAGTVEAVLIFGAACSIVWEAVHKLKTGTAAIENLGAGAAVMALSALANYLVSRHLLNVAARTDSVALEADALHLRTDVYTSVGVLGGLIAIKLTGITILDPIFAIGVALLIVKAAWDLTRTAFFHILDVKLPDDEEARIHDVMDRYKYRFIEYHKLRTRKSGHIRHIDMHLVVPKQMTVEAGHTLSHQITADIEQCLPYSHILVHIEPCPGGCERCAAACPKVGMA; this is encoded by the coding sequence ATGATGCACCCCCCCGAGGTCCAGGCGGCGAAAAACAGGGCCGCGGCCCTGTCCATAGCCTCCAATACCATACTGATCGTACTGAAGCTGAGCGTCGGCATCATGATGTCGTCGGTCAGCGTCATCTCCGAAGCCGTACACTCCGGCATCGACCTTTTGGCCGCCATCATCGCCTGGTTTTCTGTCCGGGAATCGGGCAAACCTGCCGACGACCACCACCGCTTCGGCCACGGCAAGATCGAGAACGTGGCCGGGACCGTCGAGGCCGTCCTGATCTTCGGCGCTGCCTGCTCCATCGTCTGGGAGGCGGTGCACAAGCTGAAAACCGGCACCGCGGCAATCGAAAACCTGGGCGCGGGCGCCGCGGTGATGGCCCTGTCCGCCCTGGCGAACTACCTGGTATCCCGGCACCTGCTGAACGTGGCGGCCAGGACCGATTCGGTGGCGCTTGAAGCCGATGCCCTGCACCTGAGGACCGATGTGTATACCTCGGTGGGCGTACTGGGGGGGCTGATCGCCATCAAGCTCACCGGCATCACCATCCTTGACCCGATTTTCGCCATCGGTGTGGCGCTTTTGATCGTGAAAGCCGCCTGGGATCTCACCAGGACCGCCTTCTTCCACATTCTGGACGTGAAGCTGCCCGACGACGAGGAAGCCCGGATTCATGACGTGATGGACCGCTACAAATACCGCTTCATCGAATACCACAAGCTGCGCACCCGCAAGTCCGGCCATATCCGCCACATCGACATGCATCTGGTGGTGCCGAAACAGATGACCGTCGAGGCCGGGCACACGCTGAGCCACCAGATCACGGCGGACATCGAGCAGTGCCTGCCCTACAGCCATATCCTGGTGCATATCGAGCCCTGCCCCGGCGGGTGCGAACGATGCGCCGCAGCCTGTCCGAAGGTCGGGATGGCATGA